The DNA region AGGCTTGTGAGATTGCCAATGCCATTGCCGCTGAGCATTTAGAGATTTGCGCTGCTGAGCCACGCAAGTGGGCTGAGTTAATTCGACATGCTGGCGCTATCTTTATGGGCAATTACACCAGCGAATCTTTGGGTGATTATTGCGCAGGCCCCAATCACGTTTTACCAACAGCACGTACTGCACGCTTCTCTTCACCATTGGGTGTGTATGACTTCATTAAGCGCTCGAGCATGATTGAAGTAAGTGAAGCAGGAGCTCAAACCTTAGGTGCTGTAGCTAGTACTCTCGCGCATGGCGAAGGCTTAACAGCTCATGCCCGCGCTGCTGAAATGCGTCTCAAGAAATAGATTTAAGCGCTAGCCCAGAATTTCTTTCAAAGCAGCAATCAACTCATTTGTTTGATCATCGGTACCGATAGTGATGCGCAGAAATTCTTCAATCCTTGGCGACTTGAAGTGACGCACAATAATTCCACGATCGCGTAAGGATTGATACAGCTTTGCGCCAGCATGATTCGGATGGCGGGTAAAAATAAAGTTGGCTGTTGATGGCAGGGTATCGAAGCCCAGTGAAGCTAATTCAGAAACTAAACGTTCGCGCGTTTGAATTACTTTTTTACTCGTCGATTCCAAATGGGCTTGATCTTCTATTGCAGCAATTGCTCCCGCTTGAGCCAAGCGGCCCAGTGGGTAGGAGTTAAAACTATTTTTTACACGCTCAAGACCTTCGATAAGGGCCGGATGTCCCAGTGCAAATCCAACACGCAATCCTGCTAGGGCGCGAGACTTAGATAGCGTGTGAACGACTAAAAGGTTTTCTGGGCAAGCACTTCCGCGTAGAAGTGGAATGCAAGACTCAGTGCCGTAATCTACATAGGCCTCATCGATCACCACTACTGAATCTGTGTTTCTACGCAGAAGGGCCTCAATCTCAGATCTAGGAATAGCTCGCCCAGTTGGGGCATTCGGATTAGGGAAAATAATTCCGCCATTAGGAGTTTTGAGGTCCTGAGTTTGAATCTCAAAATCAGAGCCCAGGGGCACCGTTTGATAGTCAATCCCA from Polynucleobacter sp. AP-Elch-400A-B2 includes:
- the hisC gene encoding histidinol-phosphate transaminase, which produces MSRFWSPVVQTLTPYTPGEQPQMERLVKLNTNESPYGPSPKALAAINEQNTDDLRLYPDPEGVALKKAISDLHGLDPKQVFLGNGSDEVLAHVFLGLLKQAKPIQFPDITYSFYPVYCKLFGIDYQTVPLGSDFEIQTQDLKTPNGGIIFPNPNAPTGRAIPRSEIEALLRRNTDSVVVIDEAYVDYGTESCIPLLRGSACPENLLVVHTLSKSRALAGLRVGFALGHPALIEGLERVKNSFNSYPLGRLAQAGAIAAIEDQAHLESTSKKVIQTRERLVSELASLGFDTLPSTANFIFTRHPNHAGAKLYQSLRDRGIIVRHFKSPRIEEFLRITIGTDDQTNELIAALKEILG